A window from Photobacterium sp. DA100 encodes these proteins:
- the hpaE gene encoding 5-carboxymethyl-2-hydroxymuconate semialdehyde dehydrogenase has protein sequence MTQQLDTNINKANSYLARFQNQTLGHYINGEWTLGSEGETFDNLTPTDNTSLGKVVKGSAEDVNQACLAAEKAFTEWAAISGAERRKILHKLADKIEERAEEIALVESMDCGQPLRFMRQAAVRGAANFRFFADKSPEAKNGLSLHQDNHTNYTIRTPIGPVGVITPWNTPFMLSTWKIAPALAAGCTVVHKPAEFSPLTAAILAECAEEAGLPAGVWNMVNGFGEVAGKALTEHKAIKAVAFVGETVTGSMIQAQGAPTLKRVHFELGGKNPVIVFDDADFDRALDAVVFMIYSLNGQRCTSSSRLLIQSGIKPKFIEALKQRVENLQVGHPLDPQTEVGPLVHQSHYNKVLSYMDFAEQDGATIAVGGRALPEMGNGNYLTPTLFTEADNTMRVAKEEIFGPVLTAIEFDTEQQALQIANDTDYGLSGYIWTRDTGRAMRMATHVEAGMIWVNSENNRNLPSPFGGVKMSGVGRDGGDWSFDFYMETKNICIAHDTHNVPSLGK, from the coding sequence ATGACTCAGCAACTCGATACCAATATCAACAAGGCCAACAGCTATTTGGCCCGTTTTCAGAATCAAACCCTGGGCCACTATATCAATGGCGAATGGACACTGGGCTCGGAAGGGGAGACGTTTGATAACCTCACCCCGACCGACAATACCTCGTTGGGTAAAGTGGTCAAAGGCTCGGCAGAAGACGTAAACCAAGCGTGTTTGGCTGCCGAGAAAGCCTTTACCGAGTGGGCGGCGATCTCCGGTGCCGAGCGCCGCAAGATCCTGCACAAATTGGCTGACAAAATCGAGGAGCGTGCTGAGGAAATCGCGTTGGTAGAATCCATGGATTGCGGTCAGCCGCTGCGCTTCATGCGCCAGGCAGCGGTTCGCGGGGCGGCTAACTTTCGTTTCTTTGCCGATAAATCGCCTGAGGCGAAAAATGGCCTGTCACTGCACCAGGACAACCACACCAACTATACCATCCGTACCCCTATTGGCCCGGTTGGGGTGATCACGCCGTGGAATACCCCATTTATGCTGTCGACCTGGAAGATTGCCCCAGCGCTGGCGGCAGGCTGTACCGTGGTTCACAAACCAGCGGAGTTCAGTCCGTTAACTGCAGCTATTTTGGCTGAGTGTGCCGAAGAGGCAGGTTTGCCTGCCGGGGTCTGGAACATGGTCAATGGTTTCGGTGAGGTGGCGGGCAAGGCACTGACCGAACACAAGGCGATCAAAGCCGTCGCGTTTGTTGGCGAGACAGTAACCGGTTCGATGATCCAGGCCCAAGGCGCACCGACACTCAAGCGTGTGCATTTCGAACTGGGCGGCAAGAACCCGGTCATTGTGTTTGACGATGCTGATTTCGACCGCGCCTTGGATGCGGTGGTCTTTATGATTTACAGCCTCAACGGCCAGCGCTGTACCAGCTCCAGCCGCTTGCTTATCCAGTCAGGCATCAAGCCCAAATTCATCGAAGCCCTCAAGCAACGCGTCGAGAACCTGCAAGTTGGCCACCCGCTGGATCCACAAACCGAAGTTGGCCCCTTGGTTCACCAGTCTCACTACAACAAGGTATTGAGCTACATGGACTTTGCCGAGCAAGATGGGGCAACCATCGCTGTTGGTGGCCGCGCGCTGCCAGAAATGGGTAACGGTAACTACCTAACGCCGACTTTGTTTACCGAGGCGGACAACACTATGCGTGTGGCCAAGGAAGAGATCTTTGGCCCGGTGCTGACGGCTATCGAATTCGATACAGAACAGCAGGCGCTACAAATTGCCAACGATACCGATTACGGCCTGTCAGGCTATATCTGGACCCGCGATACCGGTCGGGCAATGCGTATGGCAACCCATGTGGAAGCGGGGATGATTTGGGTGAACTCGGAAAACAACCGCAACCTGCCGTCGCCGTTTGGTGGGGTGAAGATGTCGGGTGTCGGCCGTGATGGCGGTGACTGGAGTTTCGATTTCTACATGGAAACTAAAAATATCTGTATTGCCCACGATACCCATAACGTGCCTTCTTTAGGTAAATAA
- the hpaI gene encoding 4-hydroxy-2-oxoheptanedioate aldolase translates to MSNQLPKNAFKQALTQEAPLWGLWLGLPDTSCAEICGGSGFDWVLIDGEHASFDLTGIKYHLQALAPHPTSAIVRAEDGNPTLLKRLLDIGAQTLLVPMVNNAEQAKQVVQSVYYPPMGQRGIGSALARASQWNRIPNYLHQANEEICLLVQVETVEAIENIEAIAAVEGIDGIFIGPSDLSGSMGHIGNPGHPDVVAAIDHAIEVINRAGKAVGILSLNPTQAKGYVEQGVKFIGAGVDTLLLRHGAEGLVKTLKDKDSDTGTEAAAVANVY, encoded by the coding sequence ATGAGTAATCAACTACCTAAAAACGCGTTCAAGCAAGCTCTCACCCAAGAGGCACCGTTATGGGGGCTGTGGCTTGGCCTACCCGATACCAGTTGCGCAGAAATCTGCGGTGGCAGTGGATTCGACTGGGTGTTGATCGATGGCGAGCACGCCTCGTTCGACCTTACAGGTATCAAATACCACCTGCAGGCGCTGGCGCCGCATCCGACGTCGGCCATTGTACGGGCTGAAGATGGCAACCCGACCTTGTTAAAACGTTTGTTGGATATCGGTGCCCAGACTCTGCTGGTACCTATGGTGAATAATGCTGAGCAAGCCAAGCAGGTGGTGCAATCAGTGTATTACCCGCCAATGGGGCAGCGCGGTATCGGCAGCGCCCTGGCAAGGGCGTCGCAGTGGAACCGGATCCCCAACTACCTGCATCAGGCCAATGAGGAGATTTGTCTGCTGGTGCAGGTGGAAACGGTTGAGGCGATTGAAAATATCGAGGCTATCGCGGCAGTGGAAGGGATTGATGGCATTTTTATCGGACCGTCGGATCTCAGCGGCTCGATGGGGCATATCGGCAACCCGGGACATCCGGATGTGGTGGCGGCTATCGATCATGCCATTGAGGTGATCAACCGTGCCGGCAAAGCAGTGGGGATTTTGTCACTGAACCCGACGCAGGCGAAAGGGTATGTCGAACAAGGGGTGAAGTTCATCGGTGCTGGGGTAGACACTTTGTTACTACGTCATGGCGCAGAAGGGCTAGTCAAGACATTGAAAGACAAGGACAGCGACACTGGCACTGAAGCGGCTGCCGTTGCCAACGTGTACTAA
- a CDS encoding TRAP transporter large permease, producing MIESIIGFTVLIALVFLRLPLAFAMGVVGFLGFWYLNDYNWNAAMSMAARRIIDTGQDYSLSVIPLFILMGNLVTRAGLSNELYRACNAFVGHRKGGLSMSTILACGGFSAICGSSLATSATMSKVAMPPMRKFGYSDGLAAASIAAGGTLGILIPPSVMLVIYGLLTESSIRELFAAGFIPGLIGIVLYLMAVQWVVFRNPDSAPPGERVSWRERFIALKGIMSTISLFVLVMGGIYIGAFTPTEAAGIGATGAFALAAYRRQLNYAILREILVDTAKTSASLFAVVISALILSNFINRAGLPTALIEMIQAVNVSPMMALGLIILVYIILGCVFESMSMMLLTVPIFFPVVVELGFDPIWFGIVVVVVTEISLITPPVGLNVFVLSGLIKDINTATIFKGVFPFWVADMVRLALIVLMPAIVLFLPSILYA from the coding sequence ATGATTGAATCAATTATTGGCTTTACGGTTCTGATTGCCCTTGTCTTCCTCCGTTTGCCACTGGCCTTTGCTATGGGCGTGGTGGGTTTCCTTGGGTTCTGGTATCTCAACGACTACAACTGGAACGCAGCGATGTCGATGGCAGCCCGCCGCATCATCGATACCGGACAAGACTACAGCCTATCGGTGATCCCGTTGTTTATCCTGATGGGTAACTTGGTGACACGGGCAGGATTGTCCAATGAACTCTATCGCGCCTGTAATGCCTTTGTCGGCCACCGCAAGGGCGGGCTGTCGATGTCGACTATCTTGGCATGCGGTGGCTTCTCCGCTATTTGCGGCTCCAGCTTGGCTACCTCCGCCACCATGTCGAAAGTAGCCATGCCACCAATGCGCAAATTCGGCTATTCGGACGGATTGGCTGCCGCCTCCATTGCGGCCGGAGGTACCCTGGGCATTTTGATCCCACCAAGCGTGATGCTGGTGATCTACGGCCTACTAACGGAAAGCAGTATCCGCGAATTATTCGCAGCAGGTTTTATCCCCGGGCTCATCGGTATCGTCCTTTACCTGATGGCGGTACAGTGGGTGGTGTTCCGCAACCCTGACAGTGCCCCTCCTGGCGAGCGCGTCAGCTGGAGAGAACGCTTTATCGCCCTTAAAGGGATCATGTCGACTATTTCACTGTTTGTACTGGTCATGGGCGGGATCTATATCGGCGCCTTTACCCCAACCGAAGCTGCCGGGATCGGTGCGACAGGAGCCTTTGCCCTGGCCGCCTACCGCCGCCAGCTCAACTATGCCATTTTACGCGAGATCCTGGTCGATACCGCCAAGACGTCGGCTTCATTGTTTGCGGTGGTGATCAGCGCCCTGATCCTATCTAATTTCATCAACCGAGCTGGGTTACCGACGGCCCTGATTGAGATGATCCAGGCGGTAAACGTGTCTCCTATGATGGCGCTGGGCCTGATCATATTGGTCTACATCATTCTCGGCTGCGTATTCGAAAGTATGTCGATGATGCTGCTGACTGTGCCGATTTTCTTCCCAGTGGTGGTTGAACTTGGCTTCGACCCAATCTGGTTCGGTATCGTGGTGGTGGTAGTCACTGAAATCAGTTTGATCACCCCACCGGTCGGACTCAATGTGTTTGTGTTATCCGGCCTTATCAAGGACATCAACACCGCCACCATCTTCAAAGGGGTATTCCCCTTCTGGGTGGCAGACATGGTGCGACTTGCGCTCATTGTATTGATGCCTGCCATCGTACTGTTCCTACCGAGCATCTTATACGCCTAG
- a CDS encoding fumarylacetoacetate hydrolase family protein → MEKMFKGKVVCVALNDSEQRQVMAGQFNEPPYKAPPTQPVLYFKPRNTWNNESEAVAWPADSDEFVVGASLAVIIGQTCNRVSQQQALEYVEGVALLHDFSLPETSYYRPDIKGKCLDGSATLSSPVTLSDVGELSDLVVTTMVNGQPVQQLPLSRLYWDVPALLERISHIMTLETGDIIAVGFAGERVALQPYDKVSSTVNKPSSVGDATRSAPSISLQNTVGGQYA, encoded by the coding sequence ATGGAAAAGATGTTTAAAGGCAAAGTGGTGTGTGTTGCGCTCAACGATAGTGAGCAACGCCAAGTGATGGCCGGGCAGTTTAATGAACCGCCTTACAAGGCGCCACCAACACAACCAGTGCTGTATTTCAAACCAAGGAATACCTGGAATAACGAATCTGAAGCAGTGGCGTGGCCAGCCGATAGCGATGAGTTTGTGGTGGGTGCCAGCCTGGCGGTCATTATCGGCCAGACTTGCAACCGAGTGTCTCAGCAACAGGCGCTAGAGTATGTCGAAGGTGTTGCTCTGCTGCATGATTTCTCTTTGCCGGAAACCAGTTACTACCGCCCGGATATCAAAGGCAAGTGCTTGGATGGCTCGGCAACCTTGTCATCCCCTGTCACGCTTTCCGATGTCGGCGAGCTATCAGATTTGGTAGTCACGACCATGGTCAATGGCCAGCCAGTACAGCAACTGCCGCTCTCTCGCCTTTACTGGGACGTGCCGGCGCTGCTGGAGCGTATTTCCCACATCATGACACTAGAAACTGGCGATATCATCGCTGTCGGGTTTGCCGGTGAGCGCGTTGCGTTGCAGCCCTATGACAAGGTGTCGTCAACCGTTAACAAGCCCTCATCCGTGGGAGATGCAACTCGTTCAGCTCCATCTATCAGTCTACAAAACACAGTGGGAGGCCAGTACGCATGA
- a CDS encoding TRAP transporter small permease subunit: protein MSCSRVSKAIRRGLEALAALSLMLMMVITFVDVVGRFFFSSPLIGSTEMIEVLLAVMVFMAFPLVSWQEENICVDLLDNVFPQRWVGLRQVVINLICACSLILVAMMNWKLAGRSMEYEEVTEILELPLGYVTYLISITGFVGGILTFFNALVYGKTLFLPSSASQSLNTESKGV, encoded by the coding sequence ATGAGTTGCTCAAGAGTTTCCAAGGCGATTCGGCGAGGGTTGGAGGCCCTTGCCGCTCTCAGCCTGATGCTAATGATGGTGATCACCTTTGTTGACGTGGTCGGGCGCTTCTTCTTCAGCAGTCCGCTGATCGGCTCTACCGAGATGATCGAGGTATTACTGGCAGTAATGGTGTTCATGGCCTTTCCATTGGTATCGTGGCAGGAAGAAAACATCTGTGTCGATTTGCTCGACAACGTCTTCCCCCAGCGCTGGGTGGGTCTGCGCCAGGTGGTGATCAACCTGATCTGCGCCTGCTCACTGATACTGGTTGCGATGATGAACTGGAAACTGGCTGGCCGCTCCATGGAGTATGAAGAGGTCACGGAGATTCTTGAGCTGCCTCTTGGCTATGTCACTTACCTGATTTCCATTACCGGGTTTGTCGGCGGCATCCTGACCTTCTTCAATGCTCTTGTCTATGGCAAGACCCTGTTCTTGCCTTCATCCGCCTCCCAATCACTGAACACCGAAAGCAAGGGGGTTTAA
- the hpaH gene encoding 2-oxo-hept-4-ene-1,7-dioate hydratase, translating to MLTEDQIHVAAERLYKAEKGREQIPALTLDYPEMSMDDAYRIQSRWVERKIREGAEVKGYKIGLTSRAMQMAVNIDQPDYGVLLDDMFFPDGAQIPADDFLDPRIEVELAFILKDKLEGDNITIFDVLNATDYVVPALELIAARCYRTDPQTGYTRKVYDTIADNAANAGIILGGRPIKPTELDLRWAGAMLYLNGQIEETGLAAGVLGHPANGICWVCKRFAPHGVSLEPGQVILAGSFTRPVAVKAGDSIHADFGALGGISVKFV from the coding sequence ATGTTAACGGAAGATCAAATTCATGTGGCGGCGGAACGATTGTATAAAGCAGAGAAAGGGCGGGAGCAGATCCCGGCACTAACCCTCGACTACCCAGAGATGAGCATGGATGACGCCTACCGTATTCAGAGCCGTTGGGTGGAGCGAAAAATCCGTGAGGGGGCTGAAGTAAAAGGTTACAAAATTGGCCTGACATCGCGGGCGATGCAGATGGCGGTCAATATTGACCAGCCAGATTATGGCGTACTGCTTGATGACATGTTCTTCCCTGACGGTGCCCAAATTCCCGCGGATGACTTTCTCGATCCGCGTATCGAGGTAGAGCTGGCCTTTATTCTTAAGGACAAGCTCGAAGGCGACAATATCACCATTTTCGATGTACTCAATGCGACGGATTATGTGGTGCCAGCGCTGGAGCTGATTGCAGCCCGTTGCTACCGAACCGATCCGCAAACCGGCTATACCCGCAAGGTGTACGACACTATCGCTGATAATGCGGCCAACGCCGGCATCATTCTTGGCGGCCGTCCTATCAAACCCACTGAGCTCGACTTGCGCTGGGCCGGCGCGATGCTTTACCTCAATGGCCAAATTGAAGAAACCGGCCTCGCCGCTGGCGTGTTGGGCCATCCTGCCAATGGGATCTGCTGGGTGTGCAAGCGCTTTGCACCGCACGGTGTCTCGCTTGAGCCGGGCCAGGTGATCTTGGCGGGCTCCTTTACCCGTCCGGTGGCGGTCAAAGCCGGTGACAGTATTCATGCTGACTTCGGCGCGCTCGGCGGTATCTCGGTCAAGTTTGTCTAG
- a CDS encoding fumarylacetoacetate hydrolase family protein has product MKRARVEYKGKVLDVIVNFEGELVTASGEVLPSQAVKWLCPVENPGTIFALGLNYADHASELAFEPPKEPLVFLKGGNTLTGHLQPSYRPDDIEFMHYECELVAVIGKSGKNIKREDALEYVAGYTICNDYAIRDYLENYYRPNLRVKSRDSLCPIGPWIVDKDDIADVNNLALQTRVNGELTQQGTTADMIFDIPFLIEYLSSFMTLSEGDLIATGTPKGLKDIQPGDVVSCSIEGIGTLVNPVLSEKAFYGELTD; this is encoded by the coding sequence ATGAAGCGCGCGAGAGTGGAATACAAAGGAAAAGTGTTGGATGTCATCGTCAATTTTGAAGGCGAACTGGTGACTGCAAGTGGCGAGGTACTGCCTTCCCAAGCAGTAAAATGGTTATGCCCAGTGGAGAACCCAGGGACGATTTTTGCCCTTGGTCTGAACTACGCTGACCATGCATCGGAGCTGGCGTTTGAGCCACCGAAAGAGCCGCTGGTATTCCTAAAGGGCGGCAATACCCTGACAGGCCACCTGCAGCCTTCCTATCGTCCGGACGATATCGAGTTTATGCATTATGAGTGTGAGCTGGTGGCCGTCATTGGCAAAAGCGGCAAGAACATCAAGCGCGAGGACGCACTTGAGTATGTCGCGGGCTATACCATCTGCAACGACTATGCGATCCGTGATTATCTCGAGAACTACTACCGCCCGAACCTGCGGGTGAAAAGCCGCGATTCCCTGTGCCCTATCGGGCCTTGGATTGTCGACAAAGATGACATTGCCGATGTGAACAACCTGGCGCTGCAAACCCGGGTAAACGGCGAGCTGACCCAACAGGGCACGACTGCCGATATGATTTTCGATATTCCGTTTTTGATTGAGTATCTCAGCAGCTTCATGACGCTCAGCGAGGGGGATCTGATTGCCACCGGTACACCGAAAGGGCTGAAGGATATCCAGCCGGGTGATGTGGTGAGCTGCTCGATTGAGGGGATTGGCACGCTGGTAAACCCGGTGCTTTCAGAGAAGGCCTTCTACGGTGAACTGACTGACTAG
- a CDS encoding TRAP transporter substrate-binding protein codes for MRVTKIASMTTAALMMFSTYAVQAAPEKTIKISTWGSPNHGINKVVWPTWGEWVEEATEGRVTVKVEYDLAPPQTQIDVVTDGIGEVTWIYHGHKAGRFKLTQLPEIPTFSDYASSELISQAYWRTFEAYLKKGREHRGVEVLALSVNGPGQLITKGPVRTLDDIKGKKLRVGGGVISDIAKDMKVTPVFTPTTKVYESISQGVVDGTYLPYESLASFRLAEVADNTTVYPGGIFRGSFAIVMNRDTLSGLSKADQEAIRNVSGEKLSRLFGKMWDDMDNVGYEAGIASGHTFTPATPEMVAELKKSTEPLVNKWYKSAKQRKVDGEAAYNYFYKELERGL; via the coding sequence ATGCGTGTAACCAAAATTGCCTCCATGACCACCGCTGCACTAATGATGTTTTCCACTTATGCCGTGCAAGCCGCCCCTGAAAAAACAATCAAGATCAGCACTTGGGGTTCGCCAAACCACGGTATCAATAAAGTTGTCTGGCCGACGTGGGGGGAATGGGTTGAAGAAGCCACTGAAGGCCGAGTAACAGTAAAGGTGGAATATGACCTTGCCCCTCCGCAAACCCAGATTGATGTGGTTACCGATGGGATCGGTGAAGTGACCTGGATTTACCACGGCCATAAGGCAGGACGTTTTAAGCTTACCCAACTACCTGAAATTCCCACTTTCTCTGACTACGCCAGCTCTGAGCTGATCTCGCAAGCTTACTGGCGCACCTTCGAAGCCTACCTGAAGAAAGGCCGCGAACACCGCGGTGTTGAAGTGCTGGCTTTGAGTGTTAACGGTCCCGGCCAACTGATCACCAAAGGGCCGGTTAGAACGCTGGACGATATCAAAGGCAAGAAGCTGCGAGTTGGTGGCGGCGTGATCTCTGATATTGCCAAAGACATGAAGGTTACGCCGGTGTTCACCCCAACCACCAAAGTGTATGAGTCTATTTCCCAAGGCGTGGTCGACGGCACCTACCTACCTTATGAGTCCCTTGCTTCTTTCCGCCTGGCCGAAGTGGCCGACAACACCACCGTCTACCCGGGCGGGATCTTCCGTGGCAGTTTTGCCATCGTCATGAACCGCGACACCCTGTCGGGCTTATCGAAAGCCGATCAGGAAGCCATCCGCAACGTCTCGGGCGAAAAGCTGTCTCGCCTGTTCGGCAAGATGTGGGATGACATGGACAACGTCGGTTATGAAGCCGGTATCGCCAGCGGCCACACCTTCACTCCAGCAACACCAGAGATGGTTGCCGAGCTGAAAAAATCGACCGAGCCTTTGGTAAACAAATGGTACAAATCGGCCAAGCAGCGCAAGGTAGACGGCGAAGCGGCCTACAACTACTTCTACAAAGAGCTTGAACGAGGACTGTAA
- a CDS encoding 5-carboxymethyl-2-hydroxymuconate Delta-isomerase produces the protein MPHFIMEYSANLEQDVDIPALMRVIHREAIETGVFPKGGIRTRAIRCDHVLIADEDPENSFIHLTAKVGVGRDMDTLKAAADRVFEVFTQYLAPTFEKRYLSVGFEMTELHPVLNYRKNNIHQKLAKQGQ, from the coding sequence ATGCCTCATTTCATCATGGAATATTCAGCGAACCTGGAGCAAGACGTTGATATCCCAGCCTTGATGCGAGTGATCCATCGCGAGGCGATTGAGACTGGCGTGTTCCCGAAAGGTGGGATCCGTACCCGGGCAATCCGTTGCGATCATGTGTTGATCGCCGACGAAGATCCGGAAAATAGCTTTATTCATTTGACCGCCAAGGTTGGTGTCGGGCGGGATATGGACACCTTGAAGGCAGCTGCCGATCGGGTGTTCGAGGTGTTTACCCAATATCTGGCCCCGACCTTTGAAAAACGCTACCTGAGTGTCGGTTTTGAGATGACCGAGCTCCATCCGGTGCTCAATTACCGCAAGAACAATATTCACCAGAAACTGGCGAAACAAGGACAGTAG